The Mannheimia granulomatis sequence TAAAATGGATTTCACATAAATTTTGGTTGGAGCAAGTAGATGCTCGCTTAATAATTTACCTTCAAGCACATCTTTAGCCGGGTTTGCACCGCTCACTTCAATTACTTTACGGATTAATGAGTAACCGTTTGAGTGCGGGCCGCTTGAACCTAATGCGATTAACACATCGCCGGTTTTAACTGCAGAGCCGTCAATAATTTTTGATTTTTCCACCACGCCCACGCAGAAACCCGCTAAGTCATAGTCGCCTTCGTGGTACATGCCTGGCATCTCCGCGGTTTCCCCTCCGACCAATGCACAGCCGGAAATTTCACAGCCGTCTGCAATACCTTTTACTACAGAAGCAGCGACATCCACATCAAGCTTCCCTGTTGCGTAGTAATCTAAGAAAAAAAGAGGTTCTGCACCTTGAACAACTAAGTCATTTACACACATCGCCACCAAATCTTGGCCTATCGTATCATGTTGATTGAGATCGATCGCTAAACGTAATTTTGTGCCTACACCATCAGTGCCCGACACTAAAATAGGTTCTTTATATTTGGTAGGTAAGGCACATAAAGCTCCAAAACCACCCAAACCACCTAACACCTCTGGACGGCGTGTGCGTTTTACATCACCTTTGATACGTTCTACCAATTCATTACCAGCATGAATATCAACGCCTGCATCTTTGTAACTAAGTTGTGTTCTGCTCATTTTAACCTCGATAGCAATTTGAAGAAAACGATGGCATTATAACAGCAAAGCAAACGTTTGCGTAAGATGAATTTAAAAAAGAGATAAAATAAAAAAACGCTGTTTTAGCTTAATTTACTAAAACAGCGCGTTCAACTTAATTTAATCAACTTTAGCTTAGGCTATTTTTTTAGCTAACATAGTCGCAAAGCGTAGCTGGATACGGTTACCTTGCTCATCGGTTTTATGTAAATGCCCTAAATCTTCATTATATTTAACCAACTCCCAATCTTTGTAATAATTGGCTAATTCTCCTTCGGCAAAGGTGAAGGAGAACGGCAGAGAGCATGGATAGTCTTGAGTATCCATTGCACAAACAATTAAGTTATAGCCTCCTACTTTAGTATTTTTTTGCATATTATCAATAATAGCGGGAATGCGATCTCGGTTTAAGAACATCATCACAACGGTGGAAACAATCAGATCATATTCGCCATTTTGATTGCCGATAGTTGCTTCGTTAATATCATAAATGCTTGCAGTAATATTTTTAGACTCTTCTTTCTCAATCATATAGTTAAGAAAATCAATACTTTCCGGGTTTTGATCAAGTGCAGTAACATCAAATCCTAACAGATTCAAATAAAGAGCATTACGGCCACGCCCGCAACCTAAATCTAACACCTTGCCGCTTTTAACATAATTTACCGCATTTAATACTTCAGAGTGTGTGGTGGTGAGATTATATTTTTTAGCAAAATAATCTTCGGGTTTGCAGTAAAAAGCCAGTTGGCATTCTAAATCATCAGATAGTGCTTCAACCTTGTGCCACAATTGAGGCTCAACCATTGGACGTTGGTGGTTGGCATCAAAAATTTCTGCTTTAATCACTTCGCCTTCTTCGGTAAGTTCGTAATATTTCAGAGAGCCTTTTAAAATAGTCAGTTTTGCCCAAGTACCAACTTTGGTATTGTGCTTTTCTTGGAACATTTGTGGTAGAGTGGCTTTTGTCCATACCGGCATTTGTTTATAGCAAATTAAGTTTTCCATAGAGTTTTCCTCGTGAGTAAACATAGAACGCTAAAAATTTTAGCACTGTTTAACGAGCAGAAAAGATAAATCCGACTAAAAAAGTCGGATTTGATCAAATTTATGTGAAATATATTTTTTGTATGTTATTTAACACTTATACTTTTAAATTGACGAGCAAAATAAACAAGGCTGTGATTCGGCTCAACATTAATATGGCTTAACTCCACTACAAAAATGGTATGAGTGCCGACAGCGTAGGTATCAACAATATTACCTTGTAAAGCAGAAATAGCGCCACGTAATACCGGTTGCTCATCCACACCTATATCCCAAATATCCCAATTAAAACGTTCTTCCATTGTACTTTCAAGGATTGCCGCAAAGTGTTTGGCAAGATCTTCTTGCTCGTGGTTTAACACATTAATACACACTTTACCGTTTTGTTTAATAATATCGTGAACATGGCTGTTTTTATTAATACAGAATAAAGCAGTCGGAGGAGCATCTGTTACTGAACAGACTGAAGAAACGGTAAGCCCTGCTTTTCCTGCAATACCGTTTGTCGTAACAATACTCACTGCTGAGGATAGGTGTGCCATTGCTTCACGAAATTGAAGTGAAGCCTCAATTGGTTGAGATGTATCTATGTTTGACATATTTCTCCCTTATTATTCTTTCCAAACAACATGATATTCACGATTTTCTTCATCGTGCGAAATTAAGAAGCGGGCGAAAACATCGTCCATTTCATCTTTCTCGTTGACCAGTCCGACCCAAACTTCGGCAAAGGCTGCAGGATCGATTAATGTACCGATTTCTTGATCCCAATCTTCAGAAGTTTCGACCATTTCAACTGCGCCACGTTCTTCAAATTGTAAATTAAACAGTAAAATATCGGCAGGATCTAAATGTTCTCCTGCCATTTCTAAGAAAATATCGTAAGCGATATCAATTGCTTCATCAGGTGTTAATTTTGTCATAGGCTAATTCTAATCGGATTGTTAAGAAAATATTAGATAGATATATTTTATTGTATGCTTTTTAGTTATAAAAAACAAAGAGATTATCGTTTTATTAATCGGCTTGTTACTATACCTGCGGTTTTTTCTTTTGTTATCTGCCAATTTTCAGGCAAAGTTAATGGCGGATGATTTTTTTCCGTTTCTATATAGAGTATCGCATTTTCTGCCAACCACTGATTTTCAATCAGTAATTTTAACACTTGAGGCACTAAATTTTGATGAAAAGGTGGATCGATAAAAACGATCTCAAAGGGTTCACCGCTGTTTTTTTGGGCCAGATATTGCAAGGTATCGACATTCATCACAGAACCGTTCTCAGATTTTAAAACTTGTAAGTTTTTTTTGAGTTGGTTTGCCGCAGTTGCAAATTTTTCTAAAAAAACGACCGCTTGAGCTTGGCGGGATAAGGCCTCGATTCCCAATGAACCACTGCCGGCGAAGCAATCTAAACAGCGAGCATGGGCGATATCGTGCATTAACCAGTTGAATAAAGTTTCTTTAACACGATCTGTGGTAGGTCTTAGCCCTTCTGCATTGAGTACAGGGAGTTTTCTACCTCTCCAAAGACCGGCAATAATTCTAACCTCGCCCATTTGATGAGCAGATTGCGGAGAATTTCGATTTTTTTTCATACTAACTAAAGGAAAATAAAGGATTATTTGATAAACTAGTCAAGTTTAGTCTATTTTCACGAGAAATGAGAGAAAAATATGTCAGAGAAGAAAAAAGGTTTCTGGTCTTGGTTTGGTCTTGGTAAAAAAGATCCGCAACAGGAAGAGCAAAAAGTTGAACAGAGAGACGAGACTCAATTACAGCCGGTACAAGATGAACAAACTCAAATTCAAGAGCAGGAATTTGAGCCATCACTTATAGAAAAAGTAGAAGAAAAATTTGAGCATCTAGAAGAGAAATTTGACGATTTTATTGAAGAAAAAGAAGAGAAAATCGAGCAATTTGTTGAGCAAATAGAAGATAAGCTTGAGCAAAAATCAGAACAAGTTGCAGATTTTATTGAAGATAAAGTAGAAGAGGCTAAAGCATTTTTTAATGATGTAGAAGAAAAGATTGAAGAAGAAGGCGAGCAAGCGGTCGAAAATTTGCAAAATTTTGCAAATGAAGAGCTTGCTCTTCACGAGCAACAGCAATTGACTGAACAAGTAGAAGAAGCTGTTGAAGCGGAGCTTGTTGAGCAAGCATCAGAGGAAGAGATTGTTAAAAACAGTGAAGTCGAAACCATTCAAGATGAATACCAAGAAAAACCAAGCAAAGGCGGATTTTTTAACCGCTTAATTCAAGGTTTAATTAAAACTAAGCAGAATATCGGTTCCGGTTTCCGCAATTTTTTTAGCGGCAAAAAAATTGATGATGAGCTGTTTGAAGAATTAGAAGAACAGCTACTTGTGGCAGATCTCGGTATGCCGACCACTCAAAAAATTATCCATAATTTAACCCAACACGCTACTAAGCAACAATTAAAAGATGCAGACTTACTCTATCAACAACTTAAAATTGAGTTAGGGGAGGTGTTGAAACCGGTTGCTCAACCTTTAGTGATCGAGCCGAAAAAGCCGTATGTGATTTTAATGGTAGGCGTAAATGGCGTTGGTAAAACGACAACTATCGGTAAATTAGCCCGCAAATTCCAAAACGAAGGAAAATCGGTGATGTTGGCTGCAGGTGATACTTTCCGAGCGGCAGCAGTTGAACAGCTACAAGTTTGGGGAGAGCGTAATAATATTCCGGTGGTGGCTCAATCAACTGGGTCAGATTCTGCTTCGGTCATTTTTGATGCGATGCAGTCGGCTGCTGCAAAAGGCATCGATATTTTAATTGCAGATACCGCAGGCCGTCTGCAAAATAAAAATAACTTAATGGATGAGCTGAAAAAAATTGTGCGGGTGATGAAAAAATATGATGAAACCGCACCACATGAAATTATGCTCACCCTTGATGCCGGCACAGGGCAAAATGCGATTAGCCAAGCGAAATTATTTAATGAGGCGGTTGGTTTAACGGGCATTACTTTAACTAAATTAGACGGTACAGCAAAAGGCGGTGTGATTTTTGCAATTGCTGACCAATTCAATATTCCTATCCGTTTTATTGGGGTAGGTGAGAAAATTGAGGATTTACGTCCGTTTAATGCGGAGGAATTTATCGAAGCCTTATTTAGCCACGAGGACGAAAATAATGATTAAATTCACAAATGTGAACAAAGTTTATAAAGGTGGTAAACCTGCATTGCAGGGGATTGATTTCCATCTTCCCGCAGGTGGAATGGCCTATATTACCGGCCATTCCGGTGCGGGTAAAAGTACGTTGTTGAAATTAATTATGGGCATTGAGCGTGCCAACGGCGGGCAAATTTTATTTAACGGGCATGATATTACCCGACTTGCCCATCACGAATTGCCGTTTTTACGCCGCCAAATCGGTAT is a genomic window containing:
- the rsmD gene encoding 16S rRNA (guanine(966)-N(2))-methyltransferase RsmD, with the translated sequence MKKNRNSPQSAHQMGEVRIIAGLWRGRKLPVLNAEGLRPTTDRVKETLFNWLMHDIAHARCLDCFAGSGSLGIEALSRQAQAVVFLEKFATAANQLKKNLQVLKSENGSVMNVDTLQYLAQKNSGEPFEIVFIDPPFHQNLVPQVLKLLIENQWLAENAILYIETEKNHPPLTLPENWQITKEKTAGIVTSRLIKR
- a CDS encoding HI1450 family dsDNA-mimic protein yields the protein MTKLTPDEAIDIAYDIFLEMAGEHLDPADILLFNLQFEERGAVEMVETSEDWDQEIGTLIDPAAFAEVWVGLVNEKDEMDDVFARFLISHDEENREYHVVWKE
- the hpaC gene encoding 4-hydroxyphenylacetate 3-monooxygenase, reductase component, with amino-acid sequence MSNIDTSQPIEASLQFREAMAHLSSAVSIVTTNGIAGKAGLTVSSVCSVTDAPPTALFCINKNSHVHDIIKQNGKVCINVLNHEQEDLAKHFAAILESTMEERFNWDIWDIGVDEQPVLRGAISALQGNIVDTYAVGTHTIFVVELSHINVEPNHSLVYFARQFKSISVK
- the ftsY gene encoding signal recognition particle-docking protein FtsY, translated to MSEKKKGFWSWFGLGKKDPQQEEQKVEQRDETQLQPVQDEQTQIQEQEFEPSLIEKVEEKFEHLEEKFDDFIEEKEEKIEQFVEQIEDKLEQKSEQVADFIEDKVEEAKAFFNDVEEKIEEEGEQAVENLQNFANEELALHEQQQLTEQVEEAVEAELVEQASEEEIVKNSEVETIQDEYQEKPSKGGFFNRLIQGLIKTKQNIGSGFRNFFSGKKIDDELFEELEEQLLVADLGMPTTQKIIHNLTQHATKQQLKDADLLYQQLKIELGEVLKPVAQPLVIEPKKPYVILMVGVNGVGKTTTIGKLARKFQNEGKSVMLAAGDTFRAAAVEQLQVWGERNNIPVVAQSTGSDSASVIFDAMQSAAAKGIDILIADTAGRLQNKNNLMDELKKIVRVMKKYDETAPHEIMLTLDAGTGQNAISQAKLFNEAVGLTGITLTKLDGTAKGGVIFAIADQFNIPIRFIGVGEKIEDLRPFNAEEFIEALFSHEDENND
- the tehB gene encoding SAM-dependent methyltransferase TehB, producing MENLICYKQMPVWTKATLPQMFQEKHNTKVGTWAKLTILKGSLKYYELTEEGEVIKAEIFDANHQRPMVEPQLWHKVEALSDDLECQLAFYCKPEDYFAKKYNLTTTHSEVLNAVNYVKSGKVLDLGCGRGRNALYLNLLGFDVTALDQNPESIDFLNYMIEKEESKNITASIYDINEATIGNQNGEYDLIVSTVVMMFLNRDRIPAIIDNMQKNTKVGGYNLIVCAMDTQDYPCSLPFSFTFAEGELANYYKDWELVKYNEDLGHLHKTDEQGNRIQLRFATMLAKKIA
- the purM gene encoding phosphoribosylformylglycinamidine cyclo-ligase, producing MSRTQLSYKDAGVDIHAGNELVERIKGDVKRTRRPEVLGGLGGFGALCALPTKYKEPILVSGTDGVGTKLRLAIDLNQHDTIGQDLVAMCVNDLVVQGAEPLFFLDYYATGKLDVDVAASVVKGIADGCEISGCALVGGETAEMPGMYHEGDYDLAGFCVGVVEKSKIIDGSAVKTGDVLIALGSSGPHSNGYSLIRKVIEVSGANPAKDVLEGKLLSEHLLAPTKIYVKSILKLVEEVDVHAIAHLTGGGFWENIPRVLPESAKAVIDESSWQWPSVFKWLQEKGNISRYEMYRTFNCGVGMVIVLPAADVEKALFSLKQSGENAWVIGKIEDLGNGTEQVEIN